A portion of the Ascaphus truei isolate aAscTru1 chromosome 14, aAscTru1.hap1, whole genome shotgun sequence genome contains these proteins:
- the LOC142465439 gene encoding general transcription factor II-I repeat domain-containing protein 2-like — translation MSTSKKAKIKTDSGRSFQEAWTQLFGVIERNGKALCVLCSESVVSRTSSVRRHFDTNHKSVAELGKAERKEFLDGKLRKYHCQYRSFCNYLSKTNYLATASFEISLCIAKHGKPLSDGDFIKTALLAVSNSLFHDFPNKDKIKQRISEMPLSRNTVKDRVLRMASDVSQQLTTDLQKAACYSMCLDESTDINNHARLAVILRYAVGDIMREELMKLVSLPGRTQGIDIYNAVMEAFLSQDIRPEKVVSVTSDGAPSMVGVTSGLIQFYVKEAKHPVIQFHCIIHQEALCAKESSKKLDDILKDVTKMVNYIMARALNCRQFQALLDEVQAQYNTLLMYNNVRWLSRGRVLERFVACLDEIRLFMNEKGQEYPQLTDMTWLTNLMFFTDFTIHFNVLNKKLQGLGKTAERMFSDIRTFERKLQVFERDLESGQLKYFPNLKMYLENSTIFTDNPNHHEIYKEFSSIIAVAKENFSNRFLQFRKMETTLCFLTSPDKAKCEELDLSCLHWLDLENLEMELLEFQESSIWKNKFYDLRATLEKMECEEITEDSTVASSENEILKVWNSLPNNFKSMKTLGIAFLSLFGSSYACEQLFSALNYIKCDARNRLTDELSAVCVALKLTEYEPRFDKLSACIQQQKSH, via the coding sequence ATGAGTACATCAAAGAaggcaaaaataaaaacagatagCGGAAGATCATTCCAAGAGGCCTGGACACAGTTATTTGGAGTGATTGAACGCAATGGGAAAGCGTTATGTGTTCTGTGTAGTGAAAGTGTTGTATCTCGCACATCAAGTGTCAGACGTCATTTTGATACCAACCATAAAAGTGTTGCGGAACTTGGTAAAGCTGAAAGAAAAGAGTTTCTTGATGGGAAATTAAGGAAATATCACTGCCAGTATCGTAGTTTTTGCAACTATCTTTCTAAAACAAATTATCTAGCAACTGCCAGCTTTGAAATTTCACTGTGCATAGCAAAACATGGGAAGCCCCTCTCTGATGGCGATTTTATCAAAACGGCCTTGTTGGCTGTGAGTAATTCCCTTTTTCATGATTTCCCAAACAAGGACAAAATTAAGCAACGAATCTCTGAAATGCCACTTAGCAGAAATACTGTTAAAGATAGAGTCCTGCGTATGGCAAGTGATGTTAGTCAGCAGCTCACCACTGACTTACAAAAGGCAGCCTGTTACTCCATGTGCTTGGATGAAAGCACAGATATAAATAATCATGCAAGGCTAGCAGTAATTTTGCGTTATGCTGTTGGTGACATCATGAGAGAAGAGCTCATGAAACTGGTGTCTTTGCCTGGAAGAACACAAGGGATAGATATCTACAATGCTGTGATGGAGGCTTTTTTGTCACAAGACATAAGGCCAGAAAAAGTGGTTTCAGTTACTAGTGATGGGGCACCTTCGATGGTGGGGGTAACATCTGGTTTAATACAGTTTTATGTTAAAGAAGCAAAGCATCCAGTCATTCAATTTCATTGTATTATACATCAAGAAGCTCTTTGTGCCAAGGAAAGCAGCAAAAAATTAGACGATATTCTCAAGGATGTCACAAAAATGGTGAATTACATCATGGCTCGTGCTCTTAATTGTCGACAGTTTCAAGCACTTCTTGATGAGGTACAGGCACAGTATAATACTTTACTTATGTACAATAATGTACGGTGGCTAAGCAGAGGAAGGGTCTTGGAGAGATTTGTAGCCTGCTTGGATGAAATTAGGCTGTTTATGAATGAAAAGGGGCAGGAATATCCACAGCTCACTGATATGACCTGGCTCACCAACCTCATGTTTTTTACTGATTTTACAATACACTTCAACGTACTGAACAAAAAACTGCAAGGTTTAGGGAAAACAGCAGAAAGGATGTTTTCTGATATCAGAACATTTGAGAGAAAACTGCAGGTTTTTGAAAGAGACCTTGAAAGTGGGCAGCTGAAATATTTTCCAAATCTAAAAATGTATTTGGAAAATTCTACAATATTTACAGACAATCCAAACCATCATGAAATCTACAAGGAATTTTCTAGCATTATAGCAGTTGCAAAGGAGAATTTTAGTAACAGATTTTTACAGTTCCGTAAGATGGAGACAACCCTGTGTTTTCTTACGTCTCCAGATAAAGCCAAATGTGAAGAACTTGATCTTTCCTGCTTACACTGGTTAGATTTAGAAAATCTTGAAATGGAACTACTGGAATTTCAAGAAAGCTCTATCTGGAAAAATAAATTCTATGACCTGCGTGCAACACTTGAGAAGATGGAGTGTGAAGAGATAACAGAGGACAGCACAGTTGCTAGTTCGGAAAATGAAATCCTTAAAGTGTGGAATTCTCTGCCAAATAATTTTAAGTCAATGAAAACACTTGGGattgcttttctttctttgtttggGTCATCCTATGCTTGTGAGCAGCTGTTTTCAGCATTGAATTATATCAAATGTGATGCCAGAAATAGACTAACAGATGAACTCAGTGCTGTATGTGTTGCTCTTAAACTAACAGAGTATGAGCCAAGGTTTGACAAGTTATCAGCATGCAT